Proteins encoded in a region of the Neodiprion lecontei isolate iyNeoLeco1 chromosome 5, iyNeoLeco1.1, whole genome shotgun sequence genome:
- the LOC107227312 gene encoding beta-glucuronidase isoform X1 → MSVLDNEIDQSENGAGALLPTLMTLLGTFLVSANHTPNTATYPSLIGNGNATLPGLLYPRESESRQVVSLNGMWDFVVSPIDDPEVGYREGWYEKDLNKVGKPMKMPVPSSYNDVTTSSALRDHVGVVWYQRTFYTPSFWAEMRTFVWFGSVDYIAQVWINGKLVASHELGHLPFEGDIGGVLNPAGKNYITVAIDNRLLMNTVPQGTINKINTDEGEVFQQTYTFDFFHYSGIHRPVLLYTKPRVYVSDISVKTSIDGNDGTVEYVVEARGLDQGEIPNFTVSLIDADGLVVAEESGKVISGRLKVPSAKLWWGRDMGYEPGYLYTLEVRVSVTNTSGQDVYRLPVGIRTITWTNTSLLLNGKPVYFRGFGRHEDSFIRGRALDLPTMTRDYELLKWVGANGYRTSHYPYSEEVLDEADRQGFLIIDECPAVNTENFSTPLLELHKRSLSELIRRDKNRPSVVMWSIANEPFSQYDAASDYFRQIAEHTRSLDLTRPITLAIAQSVQTDKSAPYLDIISFNRYNAWYTNPGRLDVIDILVEAEATAWNEKYNKPVIMTEYGADTMPGLHELPAYVWSEDYQTELMSRHFKAFDRLRKKGFFIGEFIWNFADFRTAQSFTRVGGNKKGIFTRDRQPKEVAHLVRKRYFSLAAEQYNVLIPKDLALYVSSTYAGRSEL, encoded by the exons ATGAGTGTTCTTGACAACGAAATCGACCAGAGCGAG AATGGCGCTGGGGCCCTGCTGCCGACCCTGATGACACTCTTAGGGACGTTTCTTGTCTCGGCGAACCATACGCCGAACACGGCGACGTATCCCTCGCTAATCGGAAACGGGAATGCGACGCTTCCAGGACTTCTGTATCCCCGAGAGAGCGAGTCTCGACAG GTTGTATCGCTGAACGGGATGTGGGATTTCGTAGTTTCGCCTATCGACGACCCGGAGGTGGGGTACAGGGAGGGCTGGTACGAGAAGGACCTGAACAAG GTCGGCAAGCCGATGAAGATGCCGGTTCCGTCGTCCTACAACGATGTGACTACCTCGAGCGCGCTGAGGGACCACGTCGGCGTCGTCTGGTACCAGAGAACCTTCTACACGCCCTCATTCTGGGCCGAGATGCGCACCTTCGTATGGTTCGGTTCAGTGGACTACATCGCTCAAGTG TGGATAAACGGGAAACTCGTCGCGAGTCACGAGCTGGGACACCTCCCGTTCGAAGGTGATATTGGGGGGGTGCTGAACCCCGCCGGGAAGAACTACATCACTGTCGCCATCGACAACAGGCTCCTTATGAATACCGTACCGCAGGGTacgataaacaaaataaacacGGACGAGGGAGAGGTCTTCCAGCAGACCTACACCTTTGACTTCTTCCACTACTCGGGGATACACAG ACCGGTGCTTCTCTACACAAAGCCGAGGGTCTACGTCTCGGACATCTCCGTGAAAACAAGTATCGACGGAAACGATGGTACGGTGGAGTACGTGGTGGAAGCTCGCGGTCTGGACCAAGGCGAGATTCCGAATTTCACGGTAAGCTTGATAGACGCGGACGGTCTTGTAGTCGCAGAAGAATCGGGCAAGGTGATATCGGGGAGGCTCAAGGTACCTTCCGCGAAACTTTGGTGGGGCAGGGATATGGGATACGAGCCTGGGTACCTCTATACGCTAGAGGTGCGGGTCTCGGTGACGAATACATCCGGGCAGGATGTCTACCGACTTCCAGTCGGCATCAGGACCATAACCTGGACCAACACCAGCCTCCTTCTGAACGGCAAACCCGTCTACTTCCGCGGTTTCGGTCGCCACGAAGACTCCTTCATCAGGGGACGCGCTCTTGACCTTCCAACCATGACCAGAGACTACGAACTCCTCAAGTGGGTCGGCGCAAACGGATACAGAACGAGCCACTACCCTTACAGCGAGGAAGTTCTCGATGAGGCAGACAG GCAGGGCTTCCTCATAATCGACGAATGTCCCGCGGTGAATACTGAAAACTTTTCTACGCCGCTGCTAGAACTCCACAAACGATCGCTGTCGGAACTCATTAGACGGGACAAAAACCGCCCCTCGGTTGTCATGTGGTCCATTGCGAACGAGCCGTTTTCGCAGTACGATGCCGCCTCGGATTACTTCCGCCAAATAGCCGAGCATACGAGATCTCTAGATCTCACAAGACCCATCACACTCGCTATAGCACAGAGTGTCCAG ACAGACAAGTCGGCTCCGTATTTAGACATAATAAGTTTCAACCGGTACAATGCATGGTACACTAATCCGGGAAGATTGGACGTGATAGACATTTTGGTCGAAGCTGAGGCCACTGCGTGGAACGAGAAATACAACAAGCCTGTCATAATGACTGAATACGGAGCAGACACCATGCCCGGTCTTCATGAG TTACCTGCGTACGTATGGAGCGAAGATTATCAGACGGAGTTAATGTCGAGGCACTTTAAGGCGTTCGATCGTCTGAGAAAGAAGGGATTCTTTATCGGGGAGTTCATATGGAATTTTGCTGATTTCAGAACGGCACAGT CCTTCACCAGAGTCGGTGGAAACAAAAAGGGAATATTTACAAGAGACAGGCAACCGAAAGAAGTTGCGCATCTCGTACGCAAGAGGTATTTTTCTCTGGCTGCTGAACAATACAATGTGTTGATTCCAAAGGACTTGGCATTATACGTATCTTCAACATATGCAGGGCGGTCAGAACTTTAG
- the LOC107227294 gene encoding zinc finger HIT domain-containing protein 3: protein MTTCELCGKEIAPYKCPTCRIRYCSADCFKVHKSVPCTSQIPEPDEIKAERIEPLYRFPTEDTVSVEKLAALRQCTELKNCLNNPHVRAIMKGILDADDPTEAVAQAMTEPIFVELADACLRVVEPQDEVPFPNS, encoded by the exons ATGACCACGTGTGAGCTTTGCGGCAAAGAAATCGCCCCTTACAAGTGCCCAACGTGCAGAATACGATA CTGCTCGGCCGACTGCTTCAAGGTGCATAAATCTGTGCCTTGCACCTCGCAGATTCCCGAGCCTGATGAAATTAAAGCAGAAAGAATCGAACCCCTCTACAGGTTTCCCACGGAAGACACAGTTTCCGTAGAGAAACTGGCAGCATTGCGTCAATGTACAGAGCTAAAAAACTGTCTTAACAATCCTCACGTACGCGCAATCATGAAGGGGATTCTAGATGCTGACGATCCTACAGAAGCTGTGGCTCAGGCTATGACAGAACCGATATTCGTCGAACTTGCAGATGCCTGTCTTCGCGTTGTAGAGCCGCAGGACGAGGTTCCGTTCCCTAATTCTTAG
- the LOC107227312 gene encoding beta-glucuronidase isoform X2, whose amino-acid sequence MFSVGANGAGALLPTLMTLLGTFLVSANHTPNTATYPSLIGNGNATLPGLLYPRESESRQVVSLNGMWDFVVSPIDDPEVGYREGWYEKDLNKVGKPMKMPVPSSYNDVTTSSALRDHVGVVWYQRTFYTPSFWAEMRTFVWFGSVDYIAQVWINGKLVASHELGHLPFEGDIGGVLNPAGKNYITVAIDNRLLMNTVPQGTINKINTDEGEVFQQTYTFDFFHYSGIHRPVLLYTKPRVYVSDISVKTSIDGNDGTVEYVVEARGLDQGEIPNFTVSLIDADGLVVAEESGKVISGRLKVPSAKLWWGRDMGYEPGYLYTLEVRVSVTNTSGQDVYRLPVGIRTITWTNTSLLLNGKPVYFRGFGRHEDSFIRGRALDLPTMTRDYELLKWVGANGYRTSHYPYSEEVLDEADRQGFLIIDECPAVNTENFSTPLLELHKRSLSELIRRDKNRPSVVMWSIANEPFSQYDAASDYFRQIAEHTRSLDLTRPITLAIAQSVQTDKSAPYLDIISFNRYNAWYTNPGRLDVIDILVEAEATAWNEKYNKPVIMTEYGADTMPGLHELPAYVWSEDYQTELMSRHFKAFDRLRKKGFFIGEFIWNFADFRTAQSFTRVGGNKKGIFTRDRQPKEVAHLVRKRYFSLAAEQYNVLIPKDLALYVSSTYAGRSEL is encoded by the exons AATGGCGCTGGGGCCCTGCTGCCGACCCTGATGACACTCTTAGGGACGTTTCTTGTCTCGGCGAACCATACGCCGAACACGGCGACGTATCCCTCGCTAATCGGAAACGGGAATGCGACGCTTCCAGGACTTCTGTATCCCCGAGAGAGCGAGTCTCGACAG GTTGTATCGCTGAACGGGATGTGGGATTTCGTAGTTTCGCCTATCGACGACCCGGAGGTGGGGTACAGGGAGGGCTGGTACGAGAAGGACCTGAACAAG GTCGGCAAGCCGATGAAGATGCCGGTTCCGTCGTCCTACAACGATGTGACTACCTCGAGCGCGCTGAGGGACCACGTCGGCGTCGTCTGGTACCAGAGAACCTTCTACACGCCCTCATTCTGGGCCGAGATGCGCACCTTCGTATGGTTCGGTTCAGTGGACTACATCGCTCAAGTG TGGATAAACGGGAAACTCGTCGCGAGTCACGAGCTGGGACACCTCCCGTTCGAAGGTGATATTGGGGGGGTGCTGAACCCCGCCGGGAAGAACTACATCACTGTCGCCATCGACAACAGGCTCCTTATGAATACCGTACCGCAGGGTacgataaacaaaataaacacGGACGAGGGAGAGGTCTTCCAGCAGACCTACACCTTTGACTTCTTCCACTACTCGGGGATACACAG ACCGGTGCTTCTCTACACAAAGCCGAGGGTCTACGTCTCGGACATCTCCGTGAAAACAAGTATCGACGGAAACGATGGTACGGTGGAGTACGTGGTGGAAGCTCGCGGTCTGGACCAAGGCGAGATTCCGAATTTCACGGTAAGCTTGATAGACGCGGACGGTCTTGTAGTCGCAGAAGAATCGGGCAAGGTGATATCGGGGAGGCTCAAGGTACCTTCCGCGAAACTTTGGTGGGGCAGGGATATGGGATACGAGCCTGGGTACCTCTATACGCTAGAGGTGCGGGTCTCGGTGACGAATACATCCGGGCAGGATGTCTACCGACTTCCAGTCGGCATCAGGACCATAACCTGGACCAACACCAGCCTCCTTCTGAACGGCAAACCCGTCTACTTCCGCGGTTTCGGTCGCCACGAAGACTCCTTCATCAGGGGACGCGCTCTTGACCTTCCAACCATGACCAGAGACTACGAACTCCTCAAGTGGGTCGGCGCAAACGGATACAGAACGAGCCACTACCCTTACAGCGAGGAAGTTCTCGATGAGGCAGACAG GCAGGGCTTCCTCATAATCGACGAATGTCCCGCGGTGAATACTGAAAACTTTTCTACGCCGCTGCTAGAACTCCACAAACGATCGCTGTCGGAACTCATTAGACGGGACAAAAACCGCCCCTCGGTTGTCATGTGGTCCATTGCGAACGAGCCGTTTTCGCAGTACGATGCCGCCTCGGATTACTTCCGCCAAATAGCCGAGCATACGAGATCTCTAGATCTCACAAGACCCATCACACTCGCTATAGCACAGAGTGTCCAG ACAGACAAGTCGGCTCCGTATTTAGACATAATAAGTTTCAACCGGTACAATGCATGGTACACTAATCCGGGAAGATTGGACGTGATAGACATTTTGGTCGAAGCTGAGGCCACTGCGTGGAACGAGAAATACAACAAGCCTGTCATAATGACTGAATACGGAGCAGACACCATGCCCGGTCTTCATGAG TTACCTGCGTACGTATGGAGCGAAGATTATCAGACGGAGTTAATGTCGAGGCACTTTAAGGCGTTCGATCGTCTGAGAAAGAAGGGATTCTTTATCGGGGAGTTCATATGGAATTTTGCTGATTTCAGAACGGCACAGT CCTTCACCAGAGTCGGTGGAAACAAAAAGGGAATATTTACAAGAGACAGGCAACCGAAAGAAGTTGCGCATCTCGTACGCAAGAGGTATTTTTCTCTGGCTGCTGAACAATACAATGTGTTGATTCCAAAGGACTTGGCATTATACGTATCTTCAACATATGCAGGGCGGTCAGAACTTTAG
- the LOC124294470 gene encoding uncharacterized protein LOC124294470 codes for MGSKLSAIINRLFDYPIKRKPICFHRQEDFTSTGERIPGSENLPKEPPSEYDKLVATFYERLLSQRRHARQMHEKNSRWSVQKVLKKFPGWNEMTISNLHSLFLLFDAQKTGMLSHPDFCAVLESLGDSTAANVRKQKFEHADADGDGWITYDEFLALLYNFTPLIDGELTGVAKLCYDIAENVRFVSSLSVGEQLEYGLF; via the exons ATGGGAAGCAAATTGAGCGCGATCATCAATCGCCTTTTCGACTACCCGATCAAGAGGAAACCGATATGCTTTCATCGACAGGAGGACTTCACCTCGACCGGCGAACGGATACCGGGGAGTGAGAATCTCCCCAAGGAACCACCGTCCGA GTACGATAAATTGGTTGCAACGTTTTACGAACGACTTCTATCTCAGCGGAGGCATGCCAGGCAAATGCACGAAAAGAACAGTCGGTGGTCGGTGCaaaaggtgctcaagaagttTCCTGGGTGGAACGAAATGACGATCTCCAACCTTCACAgtctcttcctcctcttcgaCGCTCAAAAGACCGGCATGCTGTCGCACCCAGATTT CTGCGCGGTTTTGGAGAGTCTCGGCGATTCGACCGCAGCTAACGTCAGGAAGCAGAAGTTCGAACACGCCGATGCCGACGGCGATGGGTGGATAACCTACGACGAGTTCCTCGCCCTTCTTTACAACTTCACCCCTCTGATCGACGGCGAACTTACCGGGGTTGCTAAACTCTGTTACGACATAGCGGAGAACGTCAGATTCGTCTCGTCACTCAGCGTCGGCGAACAGCTCGAGTACGGCTTATTTTGA